The Fusobacterium necrophorum subsp. necrophorum genome has a window encoding:
- the cas6 gene encoding CRISPR-associated endoribonuclease Cas6: MRFTVTIQLNQSEIPKDRSRVFLSLIKFWLERENPELFHKLYGSRATIRKDFTYSLFLGDCKFKREIIEIPDKRAFLNLSSYDLGLGIHIYNALLKGKGHIYSYKDLSMCIRDIQLQKEKLISTDVAFFQTMSPCVVREHHEETNRDWFYSLSEEKGRKLFLQNVQIQVVETLPEAKEDAQEMKIKVFKNKEVKVKHYGIEVLANICELEIKAKPYILDYLYKAGIGSLKSTGFGMLKVR, from the coding sequence ATGCGTTTTACAGTAACAATTCAATTAAATCAATCAGAAATTCCCAAAGATCGTTCCCGAGTCTTTCTTTCCTTGATAAAGTTCTGGCTGGAAAGAGAGAATCCGGAACTGTTTCATAAACTATATGGTAGCAGAGCAACCATTCGTAAGGATTTTACTTATTCGTTGTTTTTGGGAGATTGTAAGTTTAAAAGAGAAATTATAGAAATTCCGGATAAACGAGCTTTTTTAAATCTATCCAGTTATGATCTAGGACTGGGAATTCATATCTATAATGCATTATTAAAAGGAAAAGGTCATATTTATTCTTATAAAGATCTTTCTATGTGTATTCGTGACATTCAACTACAAAAAGAAAAATTAATTTCTACCGATGTAGCTTTCTTTCAAACAATGTCGCCTTGTGTAGTGAGAGAGCATCATGAAGAAACGAATCGGGATTGGTTTTACAGTTTATCAGAAGAAAAAGGACGGAAATTATTTCTACAAAATGTCCAAATTCAAGTTGTAGAGACCTTGCCGGAGGCAAAAGAAGATGCTCAGGAAATGAAAATAAAGGTATTCAAGAACAAAGAAGTAAAAGTCAAGCACTATGGAATAGAAGTTTTGGCAAATATTTGTGAGTTGGAGATAAAAGCAAAGCCATATATACTGGATTATTTGTATAAAGCAGGCATCGGGAGTTTAAAAAGTACCGGATTTGGGATGTTAAAAGTCAGATAG
- a CDS encoding Cas8a1 family CRISPR/Cas system-associated protein has product MVEKIVIRSEDWLKNAGIVGFYRILKERDERADIFVEEDQISFSADLLQNFSEKYFHYFIKRYKNVLSLYRILNFTANISQYEEKNYETFLKEDLEKLNEHVENVKKYLKSNSYRAMYPLIRCPFDPLQKERELKKVNLKKTESLKDRISDIQKLLVDLKEIHDFLRQEDSQKYIGAKNAMYGIIQNAWKGISILNPQVKEQNMYLEFDKYFVQTAREYLEQEKTKFKYRCFSCGEAIKDTRIMNHIGFDVARKTSHVWDFNNYVHICPLCRLIYACVPAGFTYLYDRGIFVNANTDLEEMLRINNLVFENVWAENKDGKSLYAALVLGMSKEMNEHAEYELSNIQVVRLEKERYSFSILSRKFLNIIKKCRTDALLLNSHWYDTQSLPL; this is encoded by the coding sequence TTGGTTGAAAAAATTGTAATCCGATCAGAAGATTGGCTGAAGAATGCGGGAATTGTAGGATTTTATCGTATTTTAAAAGAGAGGGATGAACGAGCTGACATTTTTGTAGAAGAAGACCAGATCAGTTTTTCAGCGGACTTACTTCAGAATTTTTCTGAAAAATATTTTCACTATTTTATAAAACGGTACAAAAATGTACTTTCACTTTATCGAATATTAAATTTTACAGCAAATATAAGTCAATACGAAGAAAAAAATTATGAGACTTTTCTCAAAGAGGACTTAGAGAAACTGAATGAGCATGTAGAGAATGTAAAAAAATATTTGAAAAGTAATAGTTATCGTGCAATGTATCCATTGATAAGATGTCCTTTTGATCCTCTGCAGAAGGAAAGAGAACTAAAAAAAGTGAATTTAAAGAAAACGGAATCATTAAAGGATAGAATTTCAGATATACAAAAATTACTTGTTGATTTAAAAGAAATTCATGACTTCCTTCGACAGGAAGACAGCCAAAAATACATTGGTGCTAAAAATGCTATGTATGGCATCATACAAAATGCTTGGAAAGGGATCAGTATTCTTAATCCCCAAGTAAAAGAGCAGAATATGTACCTTGAATTTGATAAATACTTTGTACAAACTGCACGAGAGTATCTGGAGCAGGAGAAAACTAAATTTAAATATCGTTGTTTTAGCTGTGGGGAAGCCATCAAAGATACCCGTATTATGAATCATATTGGTTTTGATGTGGCAAGGAAGACTTCTCATGTGTGGGATTTTAATAACTATGTACATATTTGCCCCCTTTGTAGATTGATCTATGCCTGTGTTCCTGCCGGATTTACCTATTTGTATGACAGAGGGATTTTTGTCAATGCGAATACCGATTTGGAAGAAATGCTTCGAATCAATAATCTTGTCTTTGAAAATGTCTGGGCAGAAAATAAGGATGGAAAGTCCCTCTATGCAGCATTGGTTTTAGGAATGTCAAAGGAAATGAATGAACATGCAGAGTACGAGTTATCAAATATCCAGGTAGTTCGCTTGGAAAAAGAGCGATACAGTTTTAGTATTTTATCTAGAAAATTTCTAAATATCATTAAGAAATGTCGTACAGATGCCCTCTTACTCAACAGCCATTGGTATGATACACAATCTTTGCCCTTATAA